One Janthinobacterium sp. TB1-E2 genomic region harbors:
- a CDS encoding carbohydrate kinase: protein MTDTNKKDQLYTLIRNNPFISQQDLASELGLSRSAVAGHIAGLIRERRLLGRAYVLPDSRPVLCIGAANLDRKMRTLATLQMGTSNPVRSEEVFGGVGRNIAENLARLSIPVALLTALGDDAAGHALQTHAEDAGIDMRGSLHLSNTSSGTYTAVLDEHGEMLLAMANMQLYEQLTPAFLHSRQPQRAAAALTVCDLNLGHDSVQALLADARQDAAHATPLVIVAVSQPKMAHLPQDLSGLHLLILNRGELETRVARALPTATELRAACREVQRQGARQVIVTCGSEGVYFTDGDSLDAPIVHLAAREVDAVDVTGAGDAFSAAVCWSLYHDSNDLKLACRRGLKLAAMTLESAATVSPQISAGALDNIDDADLAPPPPTLFQQD, encoded by the coding sequence GTGACCGATACCAATAAAAAAGACCAGTTGTACACGCTGATCCGCAACAACCCCTTCATCTCGCAGCAAGACCTGGCGAGCGAACTGGGCTTGTCGCGCTCGGCCGTCGCCGGCCACATCGCCGGATTGATCCGCGAGCGCCGCCTGCTGGGACGCGCCTATGTGCTGCCCGACAGCCGTCCCGTGCTGTGCATCGGCGCCGCCAACCTCGACCGCAAGATGCGCACCTTGGCGACCCTGCAGATGGGCACCTCGAATCCCGTGCGTTCGGAAGAAGTGTTTGGCGGCGTGGGCCGCAACATCGCGGAAAACCTGGCCCGCTTGTCGATCCCCGTCGCCCTGCTGACGGCGCTGGGCGACGATGCGGCCGGCCACGCCCTGCAGACGCACGCGGAAGACGCGGGCATCGACATGCGCGGCAGCTTGCATCTAAGCAATACCAGCAGCGGCACCTACACGGCCGTGCTCGACGAACATGGCGAAATGCTGCTGGCGATGGCCAACATGCAACTGTACGAACAGCTGACCCCCGCCTTTTTGCATAGCCGCCAGCCGCAGCGCGCCGCCGCCGCCCTCACCGTTTGCGACCTGAACCTGGGCCACGACAGCGTGCAGGCACTGCTGGCCGATGCCCGCCAGGACGCGGCCCATGCGACGCCGCTCGTCATCGTCGCCGTCTCGCAGCCGAAGATGGCGCACTTGCCGCAAGACCTGTCGGGCTTGCATTTGCTGATACTCAACCGTGGTGAACTGGAAACGCGCGTGGCGCGGGCCTTGCCCACAGCAACCGAGCTGCGCGCCGCCTGCCGCGAAGTGCAGCGCCAGGGCGCGCGCCAGGTGATCGTCACCTGCGGCAGCGAAGGCGTGTATTTCACGGATGGCGACAGCCTGGACGCGCCTATCGTCCACCTGGCCGCGCGCGAAGTGGACGCCGTCGACGTGACGGGCGCCGGCGACGCGTTTTCCGCCGCCGTCTGCTGGTCGCTGTACCACGACAGCAACGATTTGAAACTGGCATGCCGGCGCGGCCTGAAGCTGGCCGCCATGACCCTGGAATCGGCGGCCACCGTCTCGCCCCAGATTTCCGCTGGCGCACTCGACAACATTGACGACGCCGACCTGGCGCCGCCTCCCCCTACCCTCTTTCAACAGGACTGA
- a CDS encoding pseudouridine-5'-phosphate glycosidase, with protein MTQLQNFLLFSQEVLDARAAGKAIVALESTIISHGMPYPQNVEMAREVEQIIRDGGAVPATIAIIGGKICVGLSPEQLELLGTSPDAMKVSRRDLPFVLSQGKLGATTVAATMICAELAGISVFVTGGIGGVHRGAETSFDISADLQELAQTSVAVVCAGVKSILDIGLTLEYLETHGVPVISVGQEGFPAFFTRESGFKADFRLDTAAEQAAFIGTKWQLGLKGGVVVSNPVPAAQAMPKEEIDAITAQALQEADAGGVKGKQVTPFLLSRIKQLTDGRSLATNIALVKHNAQVGTALAIAMQAVVAR; from the coding sequence ATGACCCAATTACAGAATTTCCTCTTGTTCTCGCAAGAAGTGCTCGACGCGCGCGCCGCCGGCAAGGCCATCGTGGCGCTGGAATCGACCATCATTTCGCACGGCATGCCGTATCCGCAAAACGTAGAAATGGCGCGCGAAGTGGAACAGATCATCCGTGACGGCGGCGCCGTGCCGGCCACCATCGCCATCATCGGCGGCAAGATCTGCGTGGGCCTGTCCCCCGAACAGCTGGAATTGCTGGGCACCTCGCCCGACGCCATGAAGGTCAGCCGCCGCGACTTGCCGTTCGTCCTGTCGCAAGGCAAGCTGGGCGCCACCACCGTGGCAGCCACCATGATCTGCGCGGAACTGGCAGGAATTTCCGTGTTCGTCACTGGCGGCATCGGCGGCGTGCACCGCGGCGCGGAAACGAGCTTCGATATTTCCGCCGACTTGCAGGAACTGGCGCAAACGTCGGTGGCCGTCGTCTGCGCGGGCGTCAAATCCATCCTCGACATCGGCCTGACCCTGGAATACCTGGAAACGCACGGCGTGCCCGTCATCAGCGTGGGCCAGGAAGGTTTTCCTGCCTTCTTCACGCGCGAAAGCGGCTTCAAAGCCGATTTCCGCCTCGATACGGCCGCCGAACAAGCCGCGTTCATCGGCACCAAGTGGCAGCTGGGCTTGAAAGGCGGCGTGGTCGTCAGCAACCCCGTGCCGGCCGCGCAAGCGATGCCCAAGGAAGAGATCGATGCCATCACCGCGCAAGCGCTGCAGGAAGCGGACGCGGGCGGTGTGAAAGGCAAGCAGGTCACGCCTTTCCTGCTCTCGCGCATCAAGCAGCTGACGGATGGCCGCAGCCTGGCGACGAATATCGCCCTCGTCAAGCACAATGCGCAAGTCGGCACGGCACTGGCCATTGCCATGCAGGCGGTCGTGGCACGATAA
- a CDS encoding LysR family transcriptional regulator — translation MSIDLKQLKYFLAVAEEKSFSRAAERLHISQPPLSQQIMKLESELGVRLFARTTRTFELTVAGKALMNEAADLLAKMRMTIDTIRQIDRGEVGRLRVGIVGSAMWGPIPSLLEEFQTKFPRVTWTIHEFGPTVQYEALRAKQIDVGFWREPKLNDDDLRHDNLRQELCFRENVCVAVNEHHPLAKNTSIELIDIAEEPMLTLNLDKSAFPRYLVQCCINAGFEPVIFQEASEPQTLLAMVGAGLGVTLVPETTSRIGWPGVVFLPIKTNPPSANLYISYTTLDDAPVVRAFLNILNPPAA, via the coding sequence ATGTCCATCGATCTGAAACAGTTAAAGTATTTTCTTGCCGTTGCCGAGGAGAAAAGCTTCAGCCGCGCCGCCGAGCGCCTGCATATCTCGCAGCCGCCCCTGAGCCAGCAGATCATGAAACTGGAAAGCGAACTGGGCGTACGCCTGTTTGCGCGCACCACGCGCACCTTCGAGCTGACCGTGGCGGGCAAGGCGCTGATGAACGAAGCAGCAGACCTGCTGGCCAAGATGCGCATGACCATCGACACCATCCGCCAGATCGACCGCGGCGAAGTGGGCCGCTTGCGCGTGGGTATCGTCGGCTCGGCCATGTGGGGCCCTATCCCCAGCTTGCTGGAAGAATTCCAGACCAAATTTCCCCGCGTCACCTGGACCATCCATGAATTCGGTCCCACGGTGCAATACGAAGCCTTGCGCGCCAAGCAGATCGACGTGGGCTTCTGGCGCGAACCCAAGCTCAACGACGACGACTTGCGTCACGATAATCTGCGCCAGGAACTGTGCTTCCGCGAAAACGTCTGCGTGGCCGTCAATGAACACCATCCGCTGGCGAAAAACACGTCCATCGAACTGATCGACATCGCCGAAGAGCCGATGCTGACCCTGAACCTCGACAAATCCGCGTTTCCCCGCTACCTGGTGCAATGCTGCATCAACGCCGGTTTCGAACCCGTGATTTTCCAGGAAGCGAGCGAACCGCAAACCCTGCTGGCCATGGTGGGCGCGGGCCTGGGCGTGACCCTGGTGCCGGAAACGACAAGCCGCATCGGCTGGCCCGGCGTCGTGTTTCTGCCGATCAAGACGAATCCGCCCTCAGCGAATCTGTACATCAGCTACACGACACTCGACGACGCTCCCGTCGTGCGGGCCTTCCTGAATATCCTGAATCCCCCGGCTGCCTGA
- the deoA gene encoding thymidine phosphorylase yields the protein MFLTQEIIRKKRDKGVLSAEEIQFFVRGITDGSVSEGQIAALGMAVYFNDMNMDERVAFTLAMRDSGQVLDWRSLNLPGPIVDKHSTGGVGDVVSLLLGPMVAACGGYVPMISGRGLGHTGGTLDKFDAIPGYCTVPDNALFRKVVQDTGVAIIGQTAQLAPADKRFYSIRDVTATVESVAMITGSILSKKLSAGLDALVMDVKVGSGAFMPTYDKSVELAESIVAVGNGAGMQTSAILTDMNESLAPYAGNALEVRGAMDYLTGRSRPARLHEVTLALCAEMLVLGGLAATEEEARVKLMAALDSGEAAERFARMVSALGGPADLVEHPDKHLEQAPFIVPAPALSAGFANVRDCRAIGLAVVALGGGRRRPTDSIDFAVGLTDLVGLGEPVSVGQPLAMVHARTAAAAQQAVREIQEAYAISAVALTGNPVIYRTIRP from the coding sequence ATGTTTCTAACTCAGGAAATCATTCGCAAGAAGCGCGACAAGGGCGTATTGAGCGCCGAGGAAATCCAGTTTTTCGTGCGTGGCATCACTGACGGCAGCGTCAGCGAAGGGCAGATCGCGGCGCTGGGCATGGCTGTCTATTTCAACGACATGAACATGGACGAGCGCGTGGCGTTCACCCTGGCCATGCGCGATTCCGGCCAGGTGCTGGACTGGCGCTCGCTGAACCTGCCTGGCCCCATCGTCGACAAGCATTCGACGGGCGGCGTGGGCGATGTGGTCTCGCTGCTGCTGGGCCCCATGGTTGCCGCATGCGGCGGCTACGTGCCGATGATCTCGGGCCGCGGCCTGGGCCACACGGGCGGCACGCTCGACAAGTTCGACGCCATTCCAGGCTATTGCACGGTGCCGGACAATGCACTGTTCCGCAAGGTGGTGCAGGATACCGGCGTGGCCATCATCGGCCAGACGGCGCAGCTGGCGCCGGCCGACAAACGCTTCTACAGCATCCGCGACGTCACCGCCACGGTGGAATCGGTGGCCATGATCACTGGCTCCATCCTGTCGAAGAAACTCTCGGCCGGGCTGGACGCGCTGGTGATGGACGTGAAAGTGGGTTCGGGCGCCTTCATGCCGACCTACGACAAGTCGGTGGAGCTGGCCGAAAGCATTGTCGCCGTCGGCAATGGCGCGGGCATGCAGACGTCGGCCATTCTGACGGACATGAACGAGTCGCTGGCGCCGTACGCGGGCAATGCGCTGGAAGTGCGCGGCGCCATGGATTACCTGACGGGCCGTTCGCGTCCCGCGCGCCTGCATGAAGTGACCCTGGCGCTGTGCGCCGAGATGCTGGTGCTGGGCGGCCTGGCCGCCACCGAAGAAGAAGCACGTGTGAAATTGATGGCGGCTCTCGATTCGGGTGAAGCGGCCGAGCGCTTCGCGCGCATGGTGTCGGCCTTGGGCGGCCCGGCCGATCTGGTCGAACATCCGGACAAGCACCTGGAACAGGCGCCGTTCATCGTGCCGGCACCGGCGCTGTCGGCCGGCTTTGCCAACGTGCGCGATTGCCGCGCCATCGGCCTGGCCGTCGTGGCCCTCGGTGGTGGCCGCCGCCGTCCGACGGACAGCATCGATTTCGCCGTCGGCCTGACGGACCTCGTGGGCCTGGGCGAGCCAGTGTCCGTGGGCCAGCCGCTGGCCATGGTGCACGCGCGCACGGCAGCGGCGGCGCAGCAAGCCGTCAGGGAAATCCAGGAAGCGTATGCCATCAGCGCAGTGGCGTTGACGGGCAATCCCGTGATTTACCGTACCATTCGTCCGTAA
- the deoC gene encoding deoxyribose-phosphate aldolase: MTLMHPEFKRNEAVGLDLGWINQIRVNRAATDRRAASLANRRTVKKEYQAAWLVKAIQMIDLTTLGGDDTPGRVERLCMKAMRPLRADLMEALGLTDLSTGAVCVYHEMIQPAVKVIQGRLPIAAVSTGFPAGLTSMETKLREIELSVAAGASEIDIVITRQHVLNGNWQVLYDEMLAYRKACGEAHVKAILATGDLLTMENVAKASWVCMMAGADFIKTSTGKEGVNATIPVALTMVRTIREYHEQTGFQVGFKPAGGVSSAKSALQYLTLMKEELGNEWLQPHLFRIGASSLLTDIERQLEHYVTGSYSANHRHAQP; this comes from the coding sequence ATGACACTCATGCATCCCGAATTCAAGCGTAACGAGGCCGTTGGCCTCGACCTGGGCTGGATCAATCAGATCCGCGTCAACCGCGCCGCGACAGACCGCCGCGCGGCCAGCCTGGCAAACCGCCGTACCGTGAAAAAGGAATACCAGGCCGCCTGGCTGGTGAAAGCCATCCAGATGATCGACCTGACCACCCTGGGCGGCGACGATACGCCGGGCAGAGTCGAACGCCTGTGCATGAAGGCCATGCGCCCGCTGCGCGCCGACCTGATGGAGGCACTGGGCCTGACTGACTTGAGCACCGGCGCCGTGTGCGTGTACCACGAGATGATCCAGCCGGCCGTGAAAGTCATCCAGGGCCGCTTGCCCATCGCCGCCGTATCGACGGGTTTCCCGGCCGGCCTGACAAGCATGGAAACGAAGCTGCGCGAGATCGAGCTGTCGGTCGCCGCGGGCGCATCCGAGATCGATATCGTCATCACACGCCAGCACGTCCTGAACGGCAACTGGCAAGTGCTGTACGACGAAATGCTCGCTTACCGCAAGGCGTGCGGCGAAGCGCACGTGAAGGCGATTCTCGCCACGGGCGACTTGCTGACCATGGAAAACGTGGCCAAGGCCTCGTGGGTCTGCATGATGGCCGGTGCCGATTTCATCAAGACTTCCACCGGTAAAGAGGGCGTGAACGCCACCATTCCCGTGGCCCTGACGATGGTGCGCACGATCCGCGAATACCACGAGCAGACGGGCTTCCAGGTGGGCTTCAAGCCGGCCGGCGGCGTCAGCTCGGCCAAGAGCGCGCTGCAATACCTGACCCTGATGAAGGAAGAGCTGGGCAACGAATGGCTGCAGCCGCACCTGTTCCGCATCGGCGCTTCCAGCCTGCTGACCGACATCGAGCGCCAGCTCGAGCACTACGTCACTGGCAGCTACTCGGCCAATCATCGTCACGCACAACCTTAA
- the xapA gene encoding xanthosine phosphorylase has protein sequence MSNNTPFHAAEIIRARAPENFKPRVAMILGSGLGVLAEQMTDAVSISFDELPGFPISTVHGHAGELVIGTLSGVAVVCMKGRGHFYEGYGMGVMTSAIRTLKLLGCEMLFVTNAAGSLRPEVDAGSLVAISDHINLLPGTPMVGPNDDRFGPRFFSMANAYDADLRNLVKDTAASNGITLHEGVFVAYPGPNFETAAEIRMMARLGADTVGMSVVPEVVSARHCDLKVVGVSVITNLAEGMSPFALSHEQTLKYAAIGAKDLVKLILAFLATVATKPQA, from the coding sequence ATGTCGAACAACACCCCTTTCCACGCCGCCGAAATCATCCGTGCCCGCGCTCCTGAAAATTTCAAGCCGCGCGTGGCGATGATCCTCGGCTCCGGCCTGGGTGTGTTGGCCGAGCAGATGACGGACGCCGTCAGCATCAGCTTTGACGAATTGCCGGGCTTCCCGATCAGCACCGTGCACGGCCATGCCGGCGAACTGGTGATCGGCACCCTGTCGGGCGTCGCCGTCGTCTGCATGAAGGGCCGTGGCCACTTCTACGAAGGCTATGGCATGGGCGTGATGACGAGCGCCATCCGCACCCTGAAACTGCTGGGCTGTGAAATGCTGTTCGTCACCAACGCGGCCGGTTCCCTGCGCCCTGAAGTGGACGCCGGCAGCCTGGTGGCCATCAGCGACCACATCAACCTGTTGCCAGGCACGCCGATGGTCGGCCCGAACGACGACCGCTTCGGCCCGCGCTTCTTCAGCATGGCCAACGCCTACGATGCGGACCTGCGCAATCTGGTCAAGGACACGGCCGCTTCGAACGGCATCACCCTGCACGAAGGCGTGTTCGTCGCCTACCCTGGCCCGAACTTCGAGACGGCCGCCGAAATCCGCATGATGGCCCGCCTGGGCGCCGACACGGTCGGCATGTCCGTGGTGCCGGAAGTGGTGTCGGCCCGTCATTGCGACCTGAAAGTGGTGGGCGTATCGGTGATTACCAACCTGGCCGAAGGCATGTCGCCATTCGCCCTGTCGCACGAACAGACCCTGAAATACGCGGCCATCGGCGCGAAAGACCTGGTCAAGCTGATCCTGGCTTTCCTGGCCACCGTGGCCACCAAACCGCAAGCCTAA
- a CDS encoding phosphopentomutase — MSRAFILLLDSFGLGATPDAAKYGDAGANTFGHIASTVAKSGKTLKLPNMERLGLGAAAHLASGEWATGFDRRDGFTGAYGAARERSTGKDTQSGHWEIAGVPVEFDWGYFPRTTPSFPADLTDKLKALSGVPGFLGDCHASGTDIINKHGDEHVATGKLIIYTSGDSVMQIAAHEESFGLERLYEVCEMAFKLVEPYNIGRVIARPFTGSNGNYTRTSNRHDYAVAPPAPTLLDHVKNAGGEVVGLGKISDIFATQGISRVVKGVDNMALFEALLKTADEVQDKSLTFVNFVDFDQAFGHRRNVEGYADALREMDARLPEFMAKLKEGDLVVITADHGCDPTWHGSDHTREHIPMIFFGPGVAPRALGISETFSDIGQTLAKHLGVPPLANGTSLL; from the coding sequence ATGTCACGCGCATTTATCCTCCTGCTTGATTCCTTCGGCCTTGGCGCGACGCCAGACGCCGCCAAGTATGGCGACGCAGGTGCCAATACCTTTGGCCACATTGCCAGCACTGTCGCCAAAAGCGGCAAGACCTTGAAACTCCCGAACATGGAACGCCTGGGACTGGGCGCCGCGGCGCACCTGGCCAGCGGCGAATGGGCCACGGGCTTCGACCGGCGCGACGGTTTCACCGGCGCCTACGGCGCGGCGCGCGAGCGCTCCACCGGCAAGGACACGCAGAGCGGCCACTGGGAAATCGCCGGCGTGCCCGTCGAATTCGACTGGGGATATTTTCCCCGCACCACGCCATCGTTCCCGGCCGACCTGACCGACAAGCTCAAAGCCCTGTCCGGCGTGCCGGGCTTCCTCGGCGACTGCCATGCCTCGGGCACGGACATCATCAACAAGCATGGCGACGAGCACGTCGCCACCGGCAAGCTGATTATCTATACGTCGGGCGACTCGGTGATGCAGATCGCCGCGCACGAAGAATCGTTCGGCCTCGAGCGCCTGTACGAAGTGTGCGAAATGGCCTTCAAACTGGTCGAGCCGTACAACATCGGCCGCGTCATCGCCCGTCCGTTCACGGGCAGCAATGGCAACTACACGCGCACCTCCAACCGCCACGACTACGCCGTCGCGCCACCCGCGCCGACGCTGCTCGACCACGTCAAGAATGCGGGCGGCGAAGTCGTCGGCCTGGGCAAGATCAGCGACATTTTCGCTACCCAGGGCATCTCCAGAGTCGTCAAGGGCGTCGACAACATGGCGCTGTTCGAAGCGCTGTTGAAGACGGCCGATGAGGTGCAGGACAAGTCGCTCACCTTCGTGAACTTCGTCGATTTCGACCAGGCGTTCGGCCACCGCCGCAACGTCGAGGGCTATGCCGACGCGCTGCGCGAAATGGATGCGCGCCTGCCGGAATTCATGGCCAAGCTCAAGGAAGGCGACCTGGTCGTGATCACCGCCGACCATGGCTGCGACCCTACCTGGCACGGCTCCGACCACACCCGCGAACACATACCGATGATCTTCTTCGGCCCCGGCGTCGCCCCGCGCGCACTGGGCATTTCCGAGACCTTCTCCGATATTGGCCAAACCCTCGCCAAACACCTTGGCGTACCACCACTTGCTAATGGAACCAGCTTGTTATGA
- a CDS encoding aldehyde dehydrogenase family protein, giving the protein MPTINEILNTMDYGPAPESQKEAQAWLDGHQRTFGLFIDNAWSAPAELFASTNPADGTQLAELTQATDADVERAVDAARRALPVWQGMGGHGRAKVMYALARLLQKHSRLFAVLETLDNGKTIRETRDIDLPLAARHFYHHAGWAQLQSEEFADYRAVGVVGQIVPWNFPLLMLSWKIAPALAAGNTVVFKPAEFTSLTAMLFAELCVQAGVPAGVVNIVTGDGRVGSAIVNHPGVDKIAFTGSTEVGRLIREATAGSGKKLSLELGGKSPFIVFEDADLDGAVEGLVDSIWFNQGQVCCAGSRLLVQESVQERFLNKVRARMENLRLGSPLDKSMDVGALVDPVQRQRIAALVDSARAEGCDVWQPACELPADGSWFPPTLITGASTSAAVAQAEIFGPVLVAMSFRTPPEAVQLANNTVYGLAASVWTESISLALDIAPAIKAGVVWINSANQFDAACGFGGYRESGFGREGGREGMLEYMTALAEDARPALPVVEAKAKGNVKPAAADPFAIDRTAKMYIGGKQARPDSAYSTPVFGANGALLAEVGVGSRKDIRNAVEAAHKASGWTSATAHNRAQVLYYIAENLAARADEFAARIAAMTGSKNPEKEVQASIERLFYYAAWADKYDGLAHQPPTKGITVALNEAVGVIGIVCPNEAPLLGFISLVAPAIALGNRVVVVPSEAHPLSALDLYQVFDTSDLPGGVVNIISGNADELARTLATHADIDAVWRHDGSADGCAEVERLSAGTLKRTWVGGAKGRDWYSAAQSGGRAVLAHASQVKNVWIPYGV; this is encoded by the coding sequence ATGCCAACAATTAACGAGATTCTCAATACTATGGACTACGGCCCTGCTCCCGAAAGTCAAAAAGAAGCGCAGGCGTGGCTCGATGGCCACCAGCGCACATTCGGTTTGTTCATCGACAATGCCTGGAGCGCGCCGGCGGAACTGTTCGCCTCGACCAATCCTGCCGACGGCACGCAGCTGGCCGAACTGACGCAAGCGACCGACGCGGACGTCGAACGGGCCGTCGACGCGGCACGCCGCGCGCTGCCCGTCTGGCAGGGCATGGGCGGTCACGGCCGCGCGAAAGTCATGTACGCGCTGGCCCGTTTGCTGCAAAAGCACTCGCGCCTGTTCGCCGTGCTGGAAACCCTGGACAACGGCAAGACCATACGCGAAACGCGCGATATCGACCTGCCGCTGGCCGCGCGCCATTTCTACCATCACGCCGGCTGGGCGCAGCTGCAGTCGGAAGAATTCGCCGACTACCGCGCCGTAGGTGTGGTGGGCCAGATCGTGCCGTGGAATTTCCCCCTGCTGATGTTGTCGTGGAAAATCGCTCCGGCCCTGGCGGCCGGTAACACGGTCGTCTTCAAGCCGGCGGAATTCACGTCGCTGACGGCCATGCTGTTCGCCGAATTGTGCGTGCAGGCAGGCGTGCCGGCTGGCGTCGTCAACATCGTCACCGGCGACGGCCGCGTGGGCTCGGCCATCGTCAACCATCCTGGCGTCGACAAGATCGCGTTTACGGGTTCGACCGAAGTGGGCCGTTTGATCCGTGAAGCGACGGCCGGCAGCGGCAAGAAGCTGTCGCTGGAGCTGGGTGGCAAGTCGCCATTCATCGTCTTCGAAGACGCGGACCTCGATGGCGCCGTGGAAGGCCTGGTCGATTCGATCTGGTTCAACCAGGGCCAAGTGTGCTGCGCCGGTTCGCGCCTGCTGGTGCAGGAATCGGTCCAGGAACGCTTCCTGAACAAGGTACGCGCCCGCATGGAAAACCTGCGCCTCGGCTCGCCGCTGGACAAATCGATGGACGTGGGCGCGCTGGTCGACCCCGTGCAGCGCCAGCGCATCGCCGCGCTGGTCGATTCGGCCCGCGCCGAAGGCTGCGACGTGTGGCAACCGGCGTGCGAACTGCCGGCTGACGGTTCGTGGTTCCCGCCGACCCTGATCACGGGCGCGTCGACCTCGGCCGCCGTGGCGCAGGCTGAAATCTTCGGCCCCGTGCTGGTGGCCATGAGCTTCCGCACGCCGCCCGAAGCGGTGCAGCTGGCGAACAACACGGTGTACGGCCTGGCCGCCAGCGTGTGGACGGAGTCGATCAGCCTGGCCCTCGATATCGCTCCCGCCATCAAGGCTGGCGTGGTGTGGATCAACAGCGCCAACCAGTTCGACGCGGCGTGCGGCTTCGGCGGCTACCGCGAATCGGGCTTCGGCCGTGAAGGCGGCCGCGAAGGCATGCTGGAATACATGACGGCCCTGGCCGAAGATGCGCGTCCGGCCCTGCCGGTGGTGGAAGCGAAAGCGAAGGGCAATGTAAAGCCGGCGGCAGCCGATCCGTTCGCCATCGACCGCACGGCCAAGATGTACATCGGCGGCAAGCAGGCACGCCCCGACAGCGCCTACAGCACGCCCGTATTCGGCGCAAACGGCGCCCTGCTGGCTGAAGTGGGCGTGGGCAGCCGCAAGGATATCCGCAACGCCGTCGAAGCGGCCCATAAAGCGTCCGGCTGGACCAGCGCCACGGCGCACAACCGCGCGCAAGTGCTGTACTACATCGCCGAAAACCTGGCTGCGCGCGCCGACGAATTCGCCGCCCGCATCGCCGCCATGACGGGCAGTAAAAATCCCGAGAAGGAAGTGCAGGCCTCGATCGAACGCCTGTTCTACTACGCCGCCTGGGCCGACAAGTACGACGGCCTGGCGCACCAGCCGCCAACCAAGGGCATCACCGTGGCGCTGAACGAAGCGGTCGGCGTGATCGGCATCGTCTGCCCGAACGAAGCGCCTTTGCTCGGCTTCATCTCGCTCGTGGCGCCAGCCATCGCGCTGGGCAACCGCGTGGTGGTGGTGCCGTCGGAAGCGCATCCGCTCTCCGCGCTGGACCTGTACCAGGTCTTCGACACGTCCGACTTGCCGGGCGGGGTCGTCAACATCATCAGCGGCAACGCCGATGAACTGGCGCGCACCCTGGCCACGCACGCCGACATCGACGCCGTCTGGCGCCATGACGGATCCGCTGACGGTTGCGCTGAAGTCGAGCGCCTGTCGGCCGGCACCCTGAAGCGCACCTGGGTCGGCGGCGCCAAGGGCCGCGACTGGTACAGCGCCGCGCAAAGCGGCGGCCGTGCCGTGCTGGCGCATGCGTCGCAGGTGAAAAACGTGTGGATTCCTTACGGCGTCTAA
- a CDS encoding BMP family lipoprotein, which produces MKLTQFSLTIAAVFLTAQASAATPKLGVVYDAGGKFDKSFNQSAFEGASRFKKDTGISFIEVQASSDTQAEQVMRGLARKKLDMIAAIGFAQTQAVQKVAKEFPNVKFVLIDGQAAGSNVNSVVFKEEEGSYLVGVAAAMASKSKKVGFIGGIDIPLIRNFACGYAQGAKAVNPKMEITQNMVGTTSGAWNDPAKGGELARSQFERGVDVVFAVAGGSGMGTLQMAKEKGKLAIGVDSNQNHLYPGSILTSMVKRVDNTVYDSFMQVKNGTWKGGVSYKGLKEGGVDWALDANNRKLITPEIEKRVLGARKDIIDGKIKVIDYRVGSSCPV; this is translated from the coding sequence ATGAAACTTACACAATTTAGTTTGACGATCGCAGCCGTATTTCTGACTGCTCAAGCGTCCGCGGCTACCCCAAAACTGGGTGTCGTGTATGACGCGGGCGGCAAGTTCGACAAGTCGTTCAACCAATCCGCTTTCGAAGGCGCATCGCGCTTCAAAAAAGACACGGGCATTTCCTTCATCGAAGTGCAGGCATCGAGCGATACGCAAGCCGAGCAAGTCATGCGTGGCCTGGCCCGCAAGAAACTCGACATGATCGCCGCCATCGGCTTTGCGCAAACGCAAGCCGTGCAAAAGGTCGCCAAGGAATTTCCGAACGTAAAATTCGTGCTGATCGATGGCCAGGCCGCCGGCAGCAACGTCAATTCCGTTGTCTTCAAGGAAGAAGAAGGCTCCTACCTGGTGGGCGTGGCGGCGGCCATGGCCAGCAAGAGCAAGAAAGTCGGCTTCATCGGCGGCATCGATATTCCCCTGATCCGCAACTTCGCCTGCGGCTACGCGCAAGGCGCGAAGGCCGTCAATCCGAAGATGGAAATCACGCAAAACATGGTCGGCACCACGTCCGGCGCCTGGAATGACCCGGCCAAGGGCGGCGAACTGGCCCGCTCGCAATTCGAGCGCGGCGTCGATGTCGTCTTCGCCGTCGCTGGCGGCAGCGGCATGGGCACCCTGCAAATGGCCAAGGAAAAAGGCAAGCTGGCCATCGGCGTCGATTCGAACCAGAATCATCTATATCCCGGCAGCATCCTGACCTCGATGGTCAAGCGCGTCGACAACACGGTCTACGACAGCTTCATGCAAGTCAAGAACGGCACCTGGAAGGGCGGCGTCAGCTATAAAGGCTTGAAAGAAGGCGGCGTGGATTGGGCGCTCGACGCAAACAACCGCAAGCTGATTACGCCGGAAATCGAAAAGCGCGTGTTGGGTGCGCGTAAGGACATTATCGATGGCAAGAT